Proteins from one Tsuneonella aeria genomic window:
- a CDS encoding amidase, with amino-acid sequence MSATRRQVIAGGAALAVAGAAGAREKHMAVQRDQFSQHDALGLAELVRKREVSPGELLDAAIARTEKADPKYNFLAREHYDLARKAIDAGLPQGPLTGVPWLVKDLNTYIEGTVTGQGSRFYKNNVGTVTSEIVRRYQRAGLVIFGKTTTPEFGLTGTTESIAEGATRNPWNPEHIAGGSSGGAAAAVAAGVIPAAHATDGGGSIRIPASCCGLFGLKPSRGRTPMGPLRTEGWGGLSIHHVVSRSVRDSAALLDATRGPEPGSRYAAPTPERAYLAEVGRDPGKLRIALWLTTPGGTPVDPEVLDAARATARLAESLGHHVEEAAPKIDAAAVGQASFVLMGASVAAELDDRAKAMGVTLGPDLVEPVTLAFRELGAKFPATEWVRGNNALQAAAVELARFMDNYDVILSPTIAVVPPKLGTIHLAQDFQTFIKNVTPFTPWTGLFNQTGQPSMSVPLGMSKTGLPIGSMFTARYGDEATLFRLAAQLEKAQPWFDRRPAA; translated from the coding sequence GTGAGCGCCACGCGCCGGCAGGTGATCGCGGGCGGGGCGGCGCTCGCGGTTGCGGGCGCGGCGGGGGCGAGGGAGAAACACATGGCGGTCCAACGGGATCAATTCTCGCAGCATGATGCGCTCGGCCTCGCGGAACTGGTCCGGAAGCGCGAAGTCAGCCCGGGCGAGCTGCTCGATGCGGCGATCGCCCGCACCGAGAAAGCGGACCCCAAATACAACTTCCTCGCCCGCGAGCACTATGACTTGGCGCGCAAGGCCATCGACGCCGGCCTGCCGCAAGGCCCGCTGACGGGCGTTCCGTGGCTGGTCAAGGATCTGAACACCTACATCGAAGGAACGGTGACCGGCCAGGGCAGCCGTTTCTACAAGAACAACGTCGGCACGGTGACATCGGAGATCGTGCGGCGCTACCAGCGCGCCGGGCTGGTGATCTTCGGTAAGACGACGACGCCCGAATTCGGCCTGACCGGGACCACGGAATCGATCGCGGAAGGCGCAACGCGGAACCCGTGGAACCCCGAACATATCGCCGGTGGATCGTCCGGCGGGGCGGCGGCTGCGGTCGCGGCGGGGGTGATCCCGGCTGCGCATGCGACCGACGGCGGTGGCTCGATCCGCATCCCTGCCTCGTGCTGCGGGCTGTTCGGCCTGAAGCCCAGCCGCGGCCGGACCCCGATGGGCCCGCTGCGCACGGAAGGCTGGGGCGGCCTCTCCATCCACCACGTCGTGAGCCGGAGCGTCCGCGACAGCGCGGCCTTGCTGGACGCGACGCGGGGGCCGGAGCCGGGCTCGCGCTATGCTGCGCCCACGCCTGAGCGGGCCTATCTGGCTGAGGTCGGCCGGGACCCGGGCAAGCTTCGCATCGCGCTGTGGCTGACCACGCCGGGCGGCACGCCGGTCGATCCCGAAGTGCTCGATGCCGCGCGCGCAACGGCCAGGCTGGCGGAAAGCCTCGGCCATCATGTCGAGGAAGCCGCCCCGAAGATCGATGCCGCGGCGGTGGGCCAGGCATCGTTCGTCCTCATGGGGGCGTCCGTCGCGGCGGAGCTGGACGACCGCGCCAAGGCGATGGGGGTCACGCTCGGCCCCGATCTGGTGGAGCCGGTCACGCTCGCGTTCCGGGAACTGGGCGCCAAGTTCCCGGCGACCGAATGGGTTCGCGGCAACAACGCCTTGCAGGCCGCGGCGGTCGAGCTGGCGCGGTTCATGGATAATTACGACGTGATCCTGTCGCCGACCATCGCGGTCGTGCCGCCGAAGCTTGGCACGATCCACCTTGCCCAGGATTTCCAGACCTTCATCAAGAACGTCACGCCGTTCACGCCGTGGACCGGATTGTTCAACCAGACGGGCCAGCCGAGCATGTCGGTGCCGCTCGGCATGTCGAAGACGGGGCTGCCGATCGGCAGCATGTTCACCGCGCGCTACGGAGACGAAGCGACGCTGTTCCGCCTCGCGGCACAACTCGAAAAAGCGCAACCATGGTTCGATCGGAGGCCTGCGGCATGA
- a CDS encoding AMP-binding protein → MAGQFHLADLFETVAATVPDRVAVISDSARLTYAELNARCDRIAGGLSARGIGRGHNIGLYLHNGPAYLEVFIAACKIGAVPFNVNYRYRAEELRYLFDNADCAAIVHGAQFTPTVREIRGDIPTLRLAVAVQDGSGADTAGSVPYADLLSAEPAGPYERSEDDCLICYTGGTTGLPKGALWPHRAFLFACAGGAGFFNPHGVLAEPAGIADRARDGYPLKMFPLAPLMHMAAMWAVWSGLLNGLTIVLDEGAAFDAERMLDTAEREGVNLVQFVGDAMAVPLRDALRANTERWNLASVMNLGSGGAVFSQKLKDELKELVPSASVTDGMGASETGIAGMAETSDEGVMRLPAGEHQQVIVDGRIGEVGEIGFVARSGNTPVGYYKNPKASAEVFQAIDGRLWAVSGDAARLDQDGKITVFGRGSTCINTGGEKVFPEEVEQALRSHPAVFDAVVVGQADERWGERVVAVLSPRADAARPSLEEIRSHLQAGLAGYKLPRALIWVDEVRRSPAGKQDYQWAKSVAAQAA, encoded by the coding sequence ATGGCGGGCCAGTTCCATCTCGCCGATCTGTTCGAAACGGTCGCGGCGACCGTCCCGGACCGCGTTGCCGTCATCTCCGATTCCGCGCGGCTGACATACGCCGAACTGAACGCGCGGTGTGACCGTATCGCGGGAGGGCTGTCGGCGCGGGGGATCGGGCGCGGCCACAACATCGGGCTCTATCTCCACAACGGGCCGGCGTACCTCGAAGTCTTCATCGCGGCGTGCAAGATCGGGGCGGTCCCGTTCAACGTGAACTACCGCTATCGCGCGGAAGAGCTGCGTTACCTGTTCGACAACGCCGATTGCGCGGCGATCGTGCACGGTGCCCAGTTTACGCCGACGGTTCGTGAGATACGCGGCGACATCCCGACGCTTCGTCTGGCCGTAGCGGTGCAGGATGGCTCCGGCGCGGATACGGCAGGCTCCGTCCCCTATGCCGATCTTCTCTCGGCAGAGCCGGCGGGACCCTACGAACGCTCCGAAGACGATTGCCTGATCTGCTATACGGGCGGAACGACCGGGCTGCCGAAGGGGGCGCTGTGGCCGCACCGTGCCTTCCTGTTCGCTTGCGCAGGAGGGGCCGGTTTCTTCAACCCGCACGGCGTGCTGGCGGAACCGGCCGGCATCGCGGATCGTGCGCGTGACGGGTATCCGCTGAAGATGTTCCCGCTCGCGCCGCTCATGCACATGGCGGCCATGTGGGCGGTGTGGTCCGGACTGTTGAACGGCCTCACGATCGTGCTGGACGAAGGCGCCGCGTTCGACGCGGAACGGATGCTGGACACGGCAGAACGCGAAGGCGTCAACCTGGTGCAGTTCGTGGGAGACGCAATGGCGGTCCCGTTGCGGGACGCGCTGCGCGCCAATACGGAGCGGTGGAACCTGGCCAGCGTGATGAACCTCGGTTCGGGCGGGGCCGTATTCTCGCAAAAGCTCAAGGACGAACTCAAGGAACTTGTCCCCAGCGCCAGCGTGACCGACGGCATGGGCGCATCGGAAACGGGCATCGCCGGGATGGCCGAAACGTCCGACGAAGGGGTGATGCGATTGCCGGCCGGGGAACACCAGCAGGTCATCGTCGATGGACGGATCGGCGAGGTTGGCGAAATCGGCTTCGTCGCGCGAAGCGGGAACACGCCGGTTGGATACTACAAGAACCCGAAGGCGTCGGCAGAGGTTTTCCAGGCCATCGACGGCCGGCTGTGGGCAGTATCGGGTGATGCCGCCCGGTTGGACCAGGACGGCAAGATCACCGTGTTCGGGCGCGGTTCTACTTGTATAAATACCGGGGGGGAGAAAGTCTTCCCGGAGGAAGTGGAGCAAGCGCTTCGTTCCCATCCGGCCGTGTTCGATGCAGTCGTGGTCGGCCAGGCTGACGAGCGCTGGGGTGAGCGGGTGGTCGCGGTCCTCTCGCCCCGCGCGGACGCCGCACGGCCGTCGCTGGAAGAGATCAGGAGTCATCTCCAGGCGGGGCTCGCCGGATACAAGCTGCCGCGCGCCTTGATCTGGGTGGACGAGGTGCGGCGATCGCCGGCGGGAAAACAGGATTACCAATGGGCGAAATCAGTGGCGGCACAAGCGGCATGA
- a CDS encoding SDR family NAD(P)-dependent oxidoreductase, translating into MSGRTAVVTGGGSGIGEGIVHRLARDGAEVIVAEFDPASGAACADAVNAAGGTARFIEVDVTDKESLLGMMAEAGAVDILVNNAWRGSGVDRIERKTDEQMDVALRFGVHAAKWSMQAALPHMKSRGWGRIINMASLNGVNAHMGSADYNIAKEALRALTRTAAREWARYGISCNVVCPAAMSDAARRIMSQQPGMIERIEAANPMGRMGDPESDIAPVVAFLASEDARYLTGNTLFVDGGGHINGVAWAPDLGD; encoded by the coding sequence TTGTCTGGCCGCACTGCGGTGGTCACCGGTGGCGGGAGCGGCATCGGCGAAGGGATCGTGCATCGCCTCGCGCGTGACGGCGCCGAAGTCATTGTCGCCGAGTTCGACCCGGCCAGCGGCGCTGCCTGCGCCGACGCGGTCAACGCGGCAGGCGGCACGGCGCGCTTCATAGAAGTCGACGTTACCGACAAGGAAAGCCTGCTCGGGATGATGGCCGAGGCCGGCGCCGTCGACATCCTCGTCAACAACGCATGGCGCGGCAGCGGCGTCGACCGGATCGAACGCAAGACCGACGAACAGATGGATGTCGCGCTGCGCTTCGGGGTCCATGCCGCAAAGTGGTCGATGCAGGCTGCGCTGCCCCATATGAAGAGTCGGGGTTGGGGCCGTATCATCAACATGGCCTCGCTCAACGGCGTCAACGCCCACATGGGCAGCGCCGACTACAACATCGCGAAGGAGGCGCTGCGCGCACTGACCCGCACCGCCGCGCGCGAGTGGGCCCGGTACGGCATTTCCTGCAACGTGGTCTGCCCTGCCGCAATGTCGGACGCCGCGCGGCGGATCATGTCGCAGCAGCCGGGCATGATCGAACGGATCGAAGCGGCCAATCCGATGGGCCGCATGGGCGATCCGGAAAGTGACATCGCGCCGGTGGTCGCCTTTCTGGCGAGCGAGGACGCGCGCTATCTTACGGGCAATACCCTGTTCGTCGACGGCGGCGGGCACATCAACGGTGTCGCCTGGGCGCCCGACCTGGGCGACTGA
- a CDS encoding class I adenylate-forming enzyme family protein: protein MGEISGGTSGMSGAVDPVLAALTAAGQPFEIGERDGSRCFVNMPADLGVLIDAARRHGDKTFIVEGERRLTFEDVFAWRDRIAPQLRIAKGDRVAICMRNRAEWIVAFMAAVKAGGVAALLNSRGSPDELVAMIEEVTPAVVIADADRAARLREGGYAGRILDLTADANADADGDAGGAWGNAGGSLPVQPAAPDDPAAILFTSGTTGRVKGAVLTHRALTTGLLSMQLSGVMVLHNMARKLGVEPETLMSQMPQQAVLLVYPLFHISGLGSAFLSPLFAGSKIVIMRRWDANEALRLIRDEQITMFTGVPTMLWDLLNTARLEDADLSSLRNVASGGQALPVNLLQAIRNVCPAAQMGTGYGMTEASGAIAQAVGEDFVRKPASAGRVLPLVDVRIEGPGSEALAAGLTGEILVRGAQTMQCYWNHPDDTAAVLSEDGWLRTGDVGYVDEEGYIFIVDRTKDMVISGGENIYCAEVERALGELPGITECAAFGIPDERLGELLVAVVVGEGHSEASLIGDVGERLARYKAPGRVAFSSETLPRNAVGKIDKRALKARWNELIGGPA, encoded by the coding sequence ATGGGCGAAATCAGTGGCGGCACAAGCGGCATGAGCGGTGCGGTCGATCCTGTCCTCGCGGCGCTGACCGCTGCCGGCCAACCGTTCGAGATCGGCGAACGCGACGGGAGCCGCTGCTTCGTCAACATGCCCGCGGACCTGGGCGTGCTGATCGATGCGGCGCGCAGGCACGGCGACAAGACGTTCATCGTCGAGGGCGAAAGACGCCTGACGTTCGAGGATGTGTTCGCCTGGCGCGATCGGATCGCGCCGCAGCTCCGGATAGCGAAAGGCGATCGGGTCGCCATCTGCATGCGCAACCGTGCGGAATGGATCGTGGCCTTCATGGCGGCGGTCAAGGCGGGCGGCGTTGCCGCGCTGCTCAACAGCCGCGGCTCGCCTGACGAGCTTGTCGCCATGATCGAAGAAGTGACGCCGGCCGTGGTGATCGCCGACGCGGACCGGGCGGCGCGGCTGCGCGAAGGCGGATACGCCGGGCGGATCCTCGACCTCACCGCCGACGCCAACGCCGATGCCGATGGCGATGCCGGTGGCGCCTGGGGCAATGCCGGAGGTTCCCTGCCTGTCCAGCCCGCGGCGCCGGACGATCCGGCCGCGATCCTGTTCACTTCGGGGACCACGGGCCGCGTGAAGGGGGCCGTTCTCACCCACCGCGCCCTGACCACGGGCCTGCTTTCGATGCAGCTTTCCGGGGTCATGGTGCTGCACAACATGGCGCGCAAGCTGGGGGTGGAGCCTGAAACCCTGATGTCGCAGATGCCGCAGCAGGCGGTGCTCCTCGTCTATCCCCTGTTCCATATATCGGGCCTGGGCTCAGCGTTCCTTTCTCCGCTGTTTGCCGGATCGAAGATCGTCATCATGCGCCGCTGGGATGCGAACGAGGCGCTCCGGCTCATCCGGGACGAACAGATCACGATGTTCACCGGCGTGCCCACGATGCTCTGGGACCTGCTGAACACCGCCAGACTCGAAGACGCGGACCTGTCATCGCTGCGCAACGTGGCGTCGGGCGGGCAGGCGCTGCCGGTCAACTTGCTCCAGGCGATCCGCAATGTCTGCCCGGCCGCGCAGATGGGCACCGGTTACGGGATGACGGAAGCGTCGGGTGCGATCGCGCAGGCCGTGGGCGAAGATTTCGTGCGAAAGCCCGCCTCCGCCGGCCGCGTATTGCCCCTGGTCGACGTGCGGATCGAAGGGCCTGGGAGCGAGGCGCTGGCGGCGGGGCTGACGGGCGAGATACTCGTCCGCGGCGCGCAGACGATGCAGTGTTACTGGAACCATCCCGATGACACGGCCGCGGTCCTTTCCGAAGATGGCTGGCTGCGAACAGGCGACGTCGGCTACGTCGATGAAGAAGGCTATATCTTCATTGTCGACCGGACCAAGGACATGGTCATTTCGGGCGGCGAGAACATCTATTGCGCCGAGGTGGAGCGCGCACTCGGCGAATTGCCCGGCATCACCGAATGCGCGGCCTTCGGCATTCCGGACGAACGTCTGGGCGAATTGCTGGTCGCGGTGGTCGTGGGCGAAGGTCACAGCGAAGCATCCCTGATCGGCGACGTGGGGGAGCGGCTGGCCCGCTACAAGGCGCCCGGGCGGGTGGCTTTTTCAAGCGAGACCCTTCCGCGCAACGCGGTGGGCAAAATCGACAAGCGCGCGCTCAAGGCGCGATGGAACGAACTTATCGGAGGGCCCGCCTGA
- a CDS encoding amidohydrolase family protein translates to MGYPKDIKIIDCMLGIPEAEERGDWYASFRPLIKDAQTLEQFAMPAQYMFKDIPESGQQADYIRWTVEQMDRFNIERALVGWNDNDTSRRAKEMYGDRFFFDMPCDPNKGMEEVRRIKRVHSEVGLSAISVFPSGTLPQVAINHKYMFPLYACAVELDIPILLNVGIPGPRIPMETQKVEHLDEVCWFFPDLKIVMRHGAEPWEALAVKLMLKWPNLYYSTSAFAPKHYPKAIIDYANTRGADKVIYAGYFPMGLSLDRIFSDMENVPLKDEVWPKFLRENARKLFKLGD, encoded by the coding sequence ATGGGGTATCCCAAGGACATCAAGATCATCGATTGCATGCTGGGCATTCCCGAAGCGGAAGAGCGCGGCGACTGGTACGCCAGCTTCCGGCCCCTGATAAAGGACGCGCAGACGCTGGAGCAGTTCGCGATGCCGGCGCAGTACATGTTCAAGGACATTCCGGAATCGGGGCAGCAGGCCGATTACATCCGCTGGACCGTCGAGCAGATGGACCGCTTCAACATCGAGCGCGCGCTGGTGGGGTGGAACGATAACGATACCTCGCGCCGGGCGAAGGAGATGTACGGCGACCGGTTCTTCTTCGACATGCCTTGCGATCCCAACAAGGGCATGGAGGAAGTCCGCCGCATCAAGCGGGTGCACTCCGAGGTCGGACTCTCCGCGATCAGCGTGTTTCCCAGCGGCACGCTGCCGCAAGTGGCGATCAACCACAAATACATGTTCCCGCTCTACGCCTGTGCGGTCGAGCTCGATATCCCGATCCTGCTCAACGTCGGGATTCCCGGCCCGCGCATCCCGATGGAGACGCAGAAGGTCGAACACCTCGACGAAGTGTGCTGGTTCTTCCCCGATCTCAAGATCGTCATGCGCCACGGCGCCGAGCCGTGGGAAGCGCTGGCCGTGAAGCTGATGCTCAAATGGCCGAACCTCTATTATTCGACCAGCGCGTTCGCGCCGAAGCATTATCCCAAGGCGATCATCGATTATGCCAACACCCGCGGCGCCGACAAGGTGATATACGCCGGGTATTTCCCGATGGGGCTCAGCCTCGACCGCATCTTTTCCGACATGGAGAACGTGCCGCTCAAGGACGAAGTCTGGCCCAAGTTCCTGCGTGAAAACGCGCGCAAGCTGTTCAAGCTCGGAGACTGA
- a CDS encoding Rieske 2Fe-2S domain-containing protein — translation MVEADPRDARTPPVAVWQVLERMSKEELLEWRLAEPSNRASVEERRLDIGYPFGWYAAMLSSELQTGEVKPLRYFSTDLAIWRGEDGQVRMMEAYCKHLGAHLGHGGKVAGNLLECPFHAWRYDGEEGVVKEIPYSPSIPPQVKRKCMRTWHVAEANQVIWFWYHPEDIAPLYDVKHIPETSDPAWTPYDEASWTVWGSLQNMAENGVDFAHFKFIHGTASMPEAELGWGEWDRTGIVRAKMGTPRGEVDGTITSISNGPGQAWVRFTGICETLLIACVTPVEPDRMHVRYFYTQPREQAEGPMAGLARAIIKDVNKQLDQDKVVWDRQQYQPNPVICQGDGPIAQFRRFYARYYAEGDGVPKSMVAA, via the coding sequence ATGGTCGAAGCCGATCCCAGAGATGCCCGTACCCCTCCTGTCGCCGTCTGGCAGGTTCTCGAGCGCATGAGCAAGGAGGAGCTGCTCGAATGGCGGCTCGCCGAACCTTCCAATCGCGCGTCGGTGGAGGAGCGCCGGCTCGATATCGGGTACCCGTTCGGCTGGTACGCGGCCATGCTTTCGAGCGAGCTGCAGACGGGCGAGGTCAAGCCGCTGCGCTATTTCTCCACCGATCTGGCGATCTGGCGCGGCGAGGACGGCCAGGTGCGGATGATGGAGGCTTATTGCAAGCACCTGGGGGCGCACCTCGGCCATGGTGGCAAGGTGGCCGGCAACCTGCTCGAATGCCCGTTCCACGCGTGGCGCTATGACGGCGAGGAAGGGGTGGTGAAGGAAATCCCCTATTCCCCGTCCATTCCGCCCCAGGTCAAGCGCAAGTGCATGCGCACATGGCACGTCGCCGAAGCGAACCAGGTGATCTGGTTCTGGTATCATCCCGAAGACATCGCGCCGCTCTACGATGTGAAGCACATTCCCGAGACCAGCGATCCGGCCTGGACGCCCTACGACGAAGCGAGCTGGACCGTCTGGGGCTCGCTTCAGAACATGGCCGAGAACGGCGTCGATTTCGCGCACTTCAAGTTCATTCACGGCACGGCGTCGATGCCGGAGGCGGAACTCGGCTGGGGGGAGTGGGATCGCACCGGCATCGTCCGCGCGAAGATGGGCACCCCCCGCGGCGAAGTGGACGGGACGATCACGTCGATCTCGAACGGGCCCGGGCAGGCATGGGTGCGGTTTACCGGCATCTGCGAGACGCTGCTGATCGCGTGCGTCACACCGGTGGAGCCCGATCGCATGCACGTGCGCTATTTCTACACCCAGCCACGCGAACAGGCTGAAGGCCCGATGGCGGGACTGGCGCGCGCGATCATCAAGGACGTCAACAAGCAGCTCGACCAGGACAAGGTCGTCTGGGACCGTCAGCAGTATCAGCCCAATCCCGTGATCTGCCAGGGTGACGGCCCCATCGCGCAGTTCCGCCGCTTCTACGCGCGCTACTACGCCGAAGGAGACGGCGTGCCGAAGTCGATGGTGGCGGCGTGA
- a CDS encoding SDR family NAD(P)-dependent oxidoreductase — MMRGLQGKVGVIAGGARGIGAATARRLAEEGASVVIGDLLADQAEETANAIRAAGGKAIAVMLDGTDAESQAAIVQAAQDEFGGLDFYHSNLAGGTDGDIDALNCPVDVLEKSFAINSKSHFLATQAALPAMLERGGGAMIYTSSGAASGGAPWQVAYPMTKNAIHPLARHVAAKWGKQGIRANVICPGLVLTEAVKLHLTDEYVERGLKAVPHTRLGAPEDIAAAVAFLASDDGAWVNGQVWHVNGGAQMRD; from the coding sequence ATGATGCGCGGTTTGCAGGGCAAGGTCGGGGTGATCGCGGGCGGGGCGCGCGGAATCGGGGCGGCGACCGCGCGGCGCCTGGCGGAAGAGGGTGCCAGCGTCGTCATCGGAGACCTGTTGGCCGACCAGGCCGAGGAAACGGCAAATGCGATCCGCGCCGCCGGCGGCAAGGCGATCGCGGTGATGCTCGACGGGACCGACGCGGAATCCCAGGCCGCCATCGTGCAGGCCGCGCAGGACGAATTCGGCGGCCTCGACTTCTACCATTCCAACCTGGCGGGCGGGACAGACGGCGATATCGACGCGCTGAACTGTCCGGTCGATGTGCTTGAGAAAAGCTTTGCGATCAACAGCAAGAGCCATTTCCTCGCGACTCAGGCCGCGCTCCCGGCCATGCTGGAGCGCGGTGGCGGGGCGATGATCTACACCTCGTCGGGCGCGGCATCGGGCGGCGCGCCGTGGCAGGTCGCCTATCCGATGACGAAGAACGCCATCCACCCCCTGGCGCGGCACGTTGCGGCGAAGTGGGGAAAGCAGGGCATCCGCGCGAACGTCATCTGTCCCGGCCTGGTTCTAACGGAAGCGGTGAAGCTTCATCTGACCGACGAATATGTGGAGCGCGGCTTGAAGGCCGTTCCCCACACCCGTCTTGGTGCGCCCGAAGACATTGCCGCGGCAGTCGCGTTCCTTGCGTCCGACGACGGCGCGTGGGTGAATGGGCAGGTCTGGCACGTCAACGGCGGAGCACAAATGCGTGACTGA
- a CDS encoding MBL fold metallo-hydrolase — protein MKRLILAAVLFASTASAHEFVPSEDDKLAMQGRAILAREHPDVMRHLSRNDGFGGASAPLIARQMLSTAPEVVAEARAKMTVESYGTPGKGLWLIRFPYVNVAVVETGDQLVLIDSGYASVGEVLKDVLPTLSPKPLKTIVLSHVHVDHAYGARALMGLTPRPDVIASDVFPAMMDKEIRLGGSIGRFNNQPLALQPTSRDDVVMPNITFRDRMERTIGGEKFVFIRSPGETEEQIWVWLPDRKTIFTADYYQGFLPNAGNGKRITRHITEWAQAFRQMAALQPELMLPMHNAAVRGKGAIGDALTLNAQALEWIDNYVVDRLNAGERKDVIAANVPWPEKFAKAPLLDPEYNRPADIARMVARRWTGWWDDIPSHFAALPYEAEAREAVRLAGGVEALDTRARELLPTQPMLAARLADWAQYGAPDDPRALRLAIDVYLARLAEPDMPVQESTIYLDVAARARARLAAIEGAP, from the coding sequence ATGAAGCGCCTGATCCTTGCTGCCGTGCTGTTTGCCAGCACGGCTAGCGCCCACGAGTTCGTCCCCAGCGAAGATGACAAGCTCGCCATGCAAGGGCGTGCGATCCTCGCGCGCGAGCACCCCGACGTCATGCGGCATCTGTCGCGAAACGACGGTTTCGGCGGGGCGTCCGCGCCCTTGATCGCGCGGCAGATGCTCAGCACCGCGCCGGAGGTCGTTGCCGAAGCCCGCGCGAAGATGACGGTCGAAAGCTACGGCACGCCCGGCAAGGGGTTGTGGTTGATACGCTTTCCCTACGTCAACGTTGCCGTTGTCGAGACGGGCGATCAACTTGTCCTGATCGATTCGGGCTATGCGTCCGTGGGCGAGGTGCTCAAGGATGTCCTCCCCACGCTGTCGCCCAAGCCGCTCAAGACGATCGTCCTCAGCCACGTCCACGTCGATCATGCCTATGGCGCCCGGGCCCTGATGGGCCTGACCCCGCGGCCGGACGTCATCGCTAGCGACGTGTTCCCGGCGATGATGGACAAGGAAATCCGCCTTGGCGGGTCCATCGGCCGGTTCAACAACCAGCCGCTCGCGCTCCAGCCGACAAGCCGCGACGATGTCGTCATGCCGAACATCACGTTCCGCGACCGCATGGAACGAACCATCGGCGGGGAGAAATTCGTGTTCATCCGCTCGCCCGGCGAAACGGAGGAGCAGATCTGGGTCTGGCTGCCCGATCGCAAGACGATTTTCACCGCCGATTACTACCAGGGTTTCCTGCCGAACGCCGGTAACGGCAAGCGGATCACGCGGCATATCACGGAGTGGGCCCAGGCCTTCCGCCAGATGGCGGCCCTTCAGCCGGAGCTCATGCTGCCGATGCACAACGCGGCGGTCAGGGGGAAGGGCGCTATCGGCGATGCGCTGACCCTCAATGCGCAAGCGCTCGAATGGATCGACAACTACGTGGTCGACCGTCTCAACGCGGGTGAGCGCAAGGACGTGATCGCGGCCAACGTGCCATGGCCGGAGAAGTTCGCGAAGGCACCGCTGCTCGATCCGGAGTACAACCGCCCGGCCGATATCGCGCGCATGGTCGCGCGGCGCTGGACGGGATGGTGGGACGACATCCCTTCGCACTTCGCGGCGCTGCCATACGAAGCCGAAGCGCGCGAGGCGGTGCGGCTGGCCGGCGGCGTGGAGGCGCTCGATACGCGCGCGCGGGAATTGCTCCCGACGCAGCCCATGCTCGCCGCCCGGCTCGCCGACTGGGCGCAATACGGCGCGCCCGACGATCCGCGGGCGTTGCGGCTCGCCATCGATGTCTATCTGGCGCGGCTGGCCGAGCCTGACATGCCTGTGCAGGAATCGACGATATATCTCGACGTGGCTGCCCGCGCCCGGGCCAGGCTCGCGGCGATCGAAGGCGCGCCCTGA